From a region of the Betta splendens chromosome 5, fBetSpl5.4, whole genome shotgun sequence genome:
- the LOC114855684 gene encoding uncharacterized protein C20orf85 homolog: MEDSRRIPEPVNSVHQDEIWKAHVKMEKDSAKVWPNKWGFLTEAYKEYEGESVKLKGDALVALSQPSTPSGKHVHVGPSPPVPNTTQALIGWRSAHSQLQLEKYGAVHHGRCSFLKELGWPLTYCY, translated from the exons ATGGAGGATTCAAGGAGAATACCTGAACCCGTCAACTCTGTGCATCAGGATGAAATCTG gaaAGCACATGTAAAAATGGAAAAGGATTCAGCCAAAGTCTGGCCCAACAAGTGGGGCTTCCTGACCGAGGCCTACAAGGAG tacGAGGGGGAGAGTGTGAAGCTGAAGGGAGACGCGTTGGTGGCACTTTCCCAGCCTTCAACCCCTTCAGGCAAACACGTTCAT GTTGGCCCCTCTCCTCCAGttcccaacacaacccaggcgCTGATTGGCTGGCGTTCAGCTCACTCGCAGCTTCAGCTGGAGAAGTATGGTGCAGTGCACCATGGGAGGTGTAGTTTCCTGAAGGAGCTAGGCTGGCCTCTCACCTATTGCTACTGA